A single genomic interval of Nonomuraea rubra harbors:
- a CDS encoding MarR family winged helix-turn-helix transcriptional regulator, producing MTTSSERRKLPLPTLLTQVRDIALEGLHRRLAEEGFEGIRYVHGSVFRHIDAEGSRLTTLAERSGLTKQAIGELVGDLEEHGYLERVADEGDRRAKIIRLTEQGRMAQAAAARILADVEQRWSRLLGEDVVAVLRRALEQVIALEADDTPTASRTR from the coding sequence ATGACGACGTCTTCAGAACGCCGGAAGCTGCCACTCCCCACCCTGCTCACGCAGGTCAGGGACATTGCGCTCGAGGGACTTCACCGGCGGCTGGCCGAGGAGGGGTTCGAGGGGATCCGGTACGTCCACGGCTCGGTCTTCCGGCACATCGACGCCGAGGGCTCGCGGCTGACCACGCTCGCCGAACGCTCCGGGCTTACCAAGCAGGCGATCGGCGAACTCGTCGGCGACCTGGAGGAACACGGTTACCTCGAACGGGTCGCCGACGAGGGCGACCGCCGGGCGAAGATCATCCGCCTCACCGAGCAAGGCAGGATGGCTCAGGCCGCGGCCGCCCGGATCCTCGCGGACGTCGAGCAGCGATGGTCACGGCTTCTCGGCGAGGACGTGGTCGCCGTGTTGCGGCGCGCTCTGGAACAGGTCATCGCGCTCGAAGCGGATGACACTCCGACCGCGTCCCGCACGCGGTAG
- a CDS encoding ArsR/SmtB family transcription factor, with amino-acid sequence MALTVDLGVAELAATRFAISPLSETVSALQQLGDRDRHPVNLRWLRWAADELARRPLDLSHTWPLIVSDRPNWPEFLVPAPRGSGASIDDDLAALRRTPASQVRLSLRRVFGEHPPAPIAALAEQPAAGLRAVAGELRAAHDRLIAPHWPRIRAVLDADVGYRARQMAAGGAERLFADLHPDLHWQDGRLRLEGARWRAERMVDRGPGGLVLMPVALGTPHVLIKGRTSTQTTVRYPARGVATLWTAGTRAPAGSAVRLLGRVRAGLLEALRSPATTTDLARALGVTPSAVSQHLRVLRASGLVTSERSGRHVLHLTTALGTALIGEG; translated from the coding sequence ATGGCTCTGACGGTCGATCTCGGCGTGGCCGAGCTGGCGGCGACCCGGTTCGCGATCTCGCCGCTGTCGGAGACCGTGTCCGCCCTGCAGCAGCTCGGTGATCGCGACCGCCACCCGGTCAACCTGCGCTGGCTGCGCTGGGCGGCGGACGAGCTCGCCAGGCGTCCGCTCGACCTCTCGCACACGTGGCCGCTGATCGTGAGCGACCGCCCGAACTGGCCGGAGTTCCTCGTCCCCGCTCCGCGCGGCTCGGGCGCGTCCATCGACGACGACCTGGCCGCGCTGCGGCGGACACCGGCGTCCCAGGTGCGGCTCAGCCTGCGGCGCGTGTTCGGCGAGCACCCGCCCGCGCCGATCGCCGCGCTCGCCGAGCAGCCGGCGGCGGGGCTGCGCGCGGTCGCCGGAGAGCTGCGCGCGGCGCACGACCGGCTCATCGCGCCGCACTGGCCGCGGATCCGGGCCGTGCTCGACGCCGACGTCGGCTACCGCGCCAGGCAGATGGCGGCGGGCGGTGCCGAGCGGCTGTTCGCCGACCTGCATCCCGACCTGCACTGGCAGGACGGCCGGCTGAGGCTGGAGGGGGCGCGCTGGCGGGCCGAGCGCATGGTGGACCGCGGCCCGGGCGGCCTGGTCCTCATGCCGGTCGCGCTCGGCACGCCGCACGTCCTGATCAAGGGGAGGACGTCCACGCAGACCACGGTCCGCTATCCGGCACGCGGGGTCGCGACGTTGTGGACCGCCGGGACGCGCGCGCCCGCGGGCAGCGCGGTCCGGCTGCTCGGCCGGGTACGCGCCGGGCTGCTGGAGGCCCTGCGCTCGCCCGCGACGACGACGGACCTGGCCCGCGCGCTCGGCGTCACCCCCAGCGCGGTCTCGCAGCACCTGCGCGTGCTGCGCGCGAGCGGGCTGGTCACCAGCGAACGCTCCGGACGCCACGTCCTGCACCTGACGACCGCCCTCGGAACGGCCCTGATCGGGGAGGGCTAG
- a CDS encoding FAD-binding oxidoreductase, whose product MNRLADRVMGPVLAPRDEGYDDERAGWQTARRHRPDLVVGAARPADVQAAVTYASDCGLPVGVQGTGHASAAVAAEGGVLITTARMSAVRLDADAGTAWVAAGTRWDQVIHRTAQAGLAPLSGSAPRVGAVSYTLGGGLALLSRTYGYAADHVRGLDVVTADGHLRHVTQDSGPDLFWALRGGRDNFGVVTGMEIDLMPVTTLYGGTLIFPVEKAAEVFGTYLQWAATVPETMNSSIALISLPDVPAIPEPMRGRHTVHVRIACAAGDPGAGERLVAPLRAIGPMSDTLGELAYAEAGSIYNDPVAPGAAESGTAMLGELDATAVQAILDLAGPHAPVPHVVELRHLGGRLAHLPAVDNAIGNRDARYLLNVVSRLERADFTQIRPAHARLFEALAPWSTGGRFLNFMNGENATTQVRSAYNATDYRRLTGLKAVYDPENIFRLNHNIPPGRGPTRD is encoded by the coding sequence ATGAACCGGCTGGCCGATCGGGTGATGGGCCCGGTACTCGCACCCCGCGACGAAGGATACGACGACGAACGCGCCGGCTGGCAGACCGCCCGCCGGCACCGTCCCGACCTGGTGGTGGGCGCCGCCCGACCCGCCGACGTGCAGGCGGCGGTCACCTACGCGAGCGACTGCGGGCTGCCGGTCGGGGTGCAGGGCACCGGGCACGCCTCGGCCGCCGTCGCCGCCGAGGGCGGAGTGCTGATCACCACCGCGCGGATGAGCGCCGTCCGCCTGGACGCCGACGCCGGCACCGCGTGGGTGGCCGCCGGAACCCGCTGGGATCAGGTGATCCACAGAACGGCACAGGCCGGGCTGGCACCCCTGTCCGGCTCGGCCCCGCGCGTGGGCGCGGTCTCCTACACCCTCGGCGGTGGCCTCGCCCTGCTGTCCCGGACCTACGGCTACGCCGCCGACCACGTACGCGGCCTCGACGTCGTCACGGCGGACGGCCACCTGCGGCACGTCACCCAGGACTCCGGCCCGGACCTGTTCTGGGCACTGCGCGGCGGCCGGGACAACTTCGGCGTGGTGACCGGAATGGAGATCGACCTGATGCCGGTCACCACGCTGTACGGCGGAACCCTGATCTTTCCCGTCGAGAAGGCGGCCGAGGTGTTCGGCACCTACCTGCAATGGGCCGCCACCGTGCCCGAGACGATGAACTCCTCGATCGCGCTCATCTCCCTGCCGGACGTTCCGGCGATCCCGGAGCCGATGCGCGGCCGTCACACCGTCCATGTCCGCATCGCCTGCGCGGCCGGTGATCCCGGAGCCGGCGAACGCCTGGTGGCGCCACTGCGGGCCATCGGCCCGATGAGCGACACCCTCGGTGAGCTGGCCTACGCCGAAGCCGGGTCGATCTACAACGACCCCGTCGCACCGGGCGCGGCCGAGTCGGGCACGGCCATGCTCGGCGAACTCGACGCCACCGCCGTGCAAGCCATCCTCGACCTGGCAGGCCCCCATGCGCCGGTGCCGCACGTCGTCGAGCTGCGCCACCTCGGCGGCAGGCTCGCCCACCTGCCCGCCGTGGACAACGCCATCGGCAACCGCGACGCGCGATACCTGCTCAACGTGGTGTCCCGGCTGGAACGCGCCGACTTCACCCAGATCCGGCCCGCACACGCGCGCCTGTTCGAGGCGCTCGCGCCGTGGAGCACCGGTGGCCGGTTCCTCAACTTCATGAACGGCGAGAACGCCACCACCCAGGTGCGCTCCGCCTACAACGCCACGGACTACCGGCGACTGACCGGACTCAAAGCCGTCTACGACCCGGAGAACATCTTCCGCCTCAACCACAACATCCCGCCCGGCCGAGGACCGACCCGCGATTGA
- a CDS encoding AfsR/SARP family transcriptional regulator gives MMFGLAITLNNKILGYGGYAMGLGIKILGPWELTADGDVLPLTGNRRIGLLTRLASSAGRVVTTDQLLTDVWGENRVATAPKQLHIVVSKLREFLAPRALDEVIVTAPGGYCLDVPPDHVDAHLFMRLVREARAGRARGEIVAADGLFRQALALWRGEALAGMSAEWAQIEATRLTEERLTALEDHVDLRMAAGDHHAVIPDLTVHIEAHPLRERPHAQLMLALYRAGRSSEALALYQETRRVMIQELGIEPSAELRRLQQAVLTRDPVLELTTPAQEATLGDSVAPAELPADTRAFTARDVELAWLDKALTTPEAGMPAIVAIGGPGGIGKSALAVHLAHAVADRYADGVLYIDLHGATDGLRPLSPLEALGRLLRSLGLDGSAVPTTVDEAAARYRSLTSARHVLLILDNALDTRQLRPLIPAGPGCAVVITSRQVLTAVDGASQLNLPELDPSESTALLARIAGPGRVHAEPEAAGRIVRLCGGLPLALRIAAARLAARPDWTLSYLADRLADATRRLDTLQHADLAVRASIAVSLQHLQEEPAGQDAVHLFALLGLLDTPTHTPAATTALADRPERTVADALDRLLDARLLESAGPGRYRMHDLVRLYAREQADDIVQENDRVAATHRALHHYLATARTASLLLDPTSPIVRDLRADQPGLRLDTPQEAIDWIELERDNLITVARQATGRTDDPVTVEGLAASLNRPFSHRGWLADLTEIHHHALRVAARTGDWAGQARGHNHLGLIHKNQGRFELAIEQFERALACWDRAGLPLRKAGALHNLGTTYGKLGRFDDALATQDEATAAATASGLRDYQAMILNGRAAVLIRMGRLDDAIEASLRSLEIWAEFDNPYGEGTATDTLADAYRRAGRLVEAEAGYRRAAHLHHKAGARALEAGTLWGLGDTLYDLGRQDEARQRWHQSARILCDVHLLTEEELEVLLAQDLPQAPDSVKHLSAGAR, from the coding sequence ATGATGTTCGGCCTGGCAATCACCTTGAACAACAAGATCCTGGGGTACGGAGGGTATGCGATGGGACTGGGGATCAAGATATTGGGCCCGTGGGAGCTGACGGCAGACGGCGACGTGCTGCCGCTGACCGGCAACCGGCGGATCGGCCTGCTGACCCGGCTGGCGTCGAGCGCCGGCCGGGTGGTCACCACTGACCAGCTCCTCACCGATGTGTGGGGGGAGAACCGGGTGGCGACGGCGCCGAAGCAGCTCCACATCGTGGTGTCGAAGCTTCGCGAGTTCCTTGCGCCTCGGGCCCTCGACGAGGTCATCGTGACCGCGCCGGGCGGATACTGCCTGGATGTACCACCTGATCACGTCGATGCTCACCTGTTCATGAGGCTGGTGCGCGAAGCGCGTGCCGGCCGGGCCAGGGGCGAGATCGTTGCGGCGGACGGGTTGTTCCGGCAGGCTCTGGCCTTGTGGCGGGGAGAGGCGCTGGCGGGCATGTCGGCGGAGTGGGCCCAGATCGAGGCCACCCGTCTGACGGAGGAACGTCTCACCGCTCTGGAGGATCACGTCGATCTGCGGATGGCGGCGGGTGATCACCATGCGGTGATACCGGATCTGACCGTCCACATCGAGGCGCACCCGCTGCGGGAGAGGCCGCACGCGCAGCTGATGCTGGCGCTGTATCGCGCTGGACGGTCGTCGGAAGCGCTCGCGCTCTACCAGGAGACTCGCCGCGTCATGATCCAGGAGCTCGGGATCGAGCCGAGTGCCGAGCTGCGCCGGCTCCAGCAGGCGGTGCTCACTCGCGATCCCGTCCTCGAGCTGACCACTCCGGCACAGGAGGCCACACTCGGCGACTCCGTCGCCCCGGCCGAGCTGCCCGCCGACACCCGCGCCTTCACCGCTCGCGACGTCGAGCTCGCCTGGCTCGACAAGGCGCTCACCACCCCGGAAGCCGGCATGCCGGCGATCGTCGCCATCGGCGGTCCCGGCGGGATCGGCAAATCCGCGCTGGCCGTACACCTGGCGCACGCCGTCGCCGACCGCTACGCCGACGGCGTTCTCTACATCGACCTGCACGGCGCCACCGACGGTCTCCGGCCGCTGTCGCCGCTCGAGGCGCTCGGCCGGCTCCTACGTTCGCTCGGCCTGGACGGCTCCGCCGTACCGACCACGGTGGACGAGGCGGCGGCCCGCTACCGATCACTCACTTCGGCGCGGCACGTGCTGCTCATCCTCGACAACGCCCTGGACACCCGCCAGCTCCGCCCGCTCATTCCCGCCGGGCCGGGGTGCGCGGTCGTCATCACGAGCCGGCAGGTTCTCACCGCGGTCGACGGGGCGAGCCAGCTGAACCTGCCCGAACTCGACCCGTCCGAATCCACCGCGCTGCTGGCCCGGATCGCCGGCCCCGGCCGGGTCCACGCCGAGCCCGAGGCTGCCGGGCGGATCGTCCGGCTCTGCGGTGGCCTGCCCCTCGCCCTGCGCATCGCGGCGGCGCGTCTGGCCGCCCGCCCCGACTGGACACTGTCCTATCTCGCCGACCGGCTCGCCGACGCCACCCGCCGCCTGGACACGCTGCAGCATGCCGACCTGGCCGTCCGAGCCAGCATCGCCGTCAGCCTCCAGCACCTCCAGGAGGAGCCCGCCGGCCAGGACGCCGTCCATCTGTTCGCCCTGCTCGGCCTTCTCGACACGCCCACCCACACGCCGGCAGCCACCACCGCTCTCGCTGATCGGCCCGAGCGCACGGTGGCGGACGCGCTGGACCGCCTCCTGGATGCCCGGCTGCTCGAATCGGCGGGGCCGGGCCGCTACCGGATGCACGACCTCGTCCGCCTCTACGCCCGCGAACAAGCGGACGACATCGTCCAGGAGAACGATCGGGTGGCCGCGACTCACCGCGCGTTGCACCATTACCTCGCCACTGCCAGAACGGCCAGCCTTCTGCTCGATCCCACCTCTCCCATCGTCAGAGATCTCCGCGCCGACCAGCCGGGCCTTCGCCTGGACACACCGCAGGAGGCGATCGACTGGATCGAGCTGGAGCGCGACAATCTCATCACCGTCGCCCGGCAGGCCACCGGCCGCACCGACGATCCCGTCACGGTGGAAGGCCTCGCCGCCAGTCTCAACAGACCCTTCAGCCACAGAGGCTGGCTCGCCGATCTGACCGAGATCCATCACCACGCCTTGCGCGTGGCCGCCCGGACCGGTGACTGGGCGGGCCAAGCCCGCGGGCACAACCATCTGGGCCTCATCCACAAGAACCAGGGTCGCTTCGAGCTCGCGATCGAGCAGTTCGAGCGCGCCCTCGCGTGCTGGGATCGAGCAGGTCTGCCCCTGCGCAAGGCGGGCGCCCTCCACAATCTCGGTACGACGTACGGCAAGCTGGGACGGTTCGACGACGCGCTCGCCACCCAGGACGAGGCGACAGCGGCAGCGACAGCCAGTGGCCTGCGCGACTACCAGGCGATGATCCTCAACGGCCGGGCCGCGGTGCTGATCAGGATGGGCCGGCTGGACGACGCGATCGAAGCCAGCCTACGAAGCCTGGAGATCTGGGCGGAGTTCGACAATCCCTACGGCGAGGGAACGGCGACCGACACGCTGGCCGACGCCTACCGGCGCGCCGGCAGGCTCGTCGAGGCCGAGGCCGGGTACAGGAGGGCGGCCCACCTCCATCACAAGGCCGGTGCCCGCGCGCTGGAGGCCGGCACCCTGTGGGGGCTCGGCGACACCCTGTACGATCTCGGACGGCAGGACGAGGCGCGGCAGCGCTGGCACCAGTCGGCTCGGATTCTGTGTGACGTCCATCTCCTCACCGAGGAGGAGCTGGAGGTCCTGCTCGCCCAGGACCTCCCACAAGCTCCCGACTCGGTCAAGCACTTGAGCGCGGGAGCGCGCTGA
- a CDS encoding alpha/beta hydrolase: MLTIAEQREQFAAMFTRPLPADVGSSATTLGGRPALQLRITTPRPTGDAVLPGGPVLLYLHGGGFVVGSARVTAHVSAALLRHLNGRAISLDYRLAPEHPFPAAPDDCLAAYRELLDSGIDPHRLVVAGDSAGAALAVVTMMRARDAGLPMPAAAVLFSPAVDLTLSGASMRSKDGVDPFFAPADLEWLFGQYAAGSDRSAPELSPIFADLTGLPPLLIQAGSSELLLDDAVRLAGRAGADEVAVTLEVVPRQPHVFQLDDGSAGAAAALERAGRFLATRLGGAKEAS, from the coding sequence ATGCTCACCATTGCCGAACAGCGCGAGCAGTTCGCGGCGATGTTCACCCGGCCCTTACCTGCGGATGTCGGCTCGTCGGCGACGACACTCGGCGGCCGGCCCGCACTGCAGCTGCGGATCACGACACCCCGCCCGACGGGCGACGCCGTGCTGCCAGGCGGACCCGTGCTGCTGTATCTGCACGGCGGTGGGTTCGTGGTCGGGTCGGCGCGGGTCACCGCGCACGTCTCCGCCGCGCTGCTCCGGCATCTGAACGGCCGGGCGATCTCCCTCGACTACCGGCTGGCGCCCGAACACCCGTTCCCGGCCGCACCCGATGACTGCCTGGCGGCCTACCGCGAGCTGCTGGACTCCGGCATCGACCCGCACCGGTTGGTGGTCGCGGGCGACTCTGCCGGTGCCGCGCTGGCCGTCGTCACCATGATGCGCGCCCGGGACGCGGGCCTGCCGATGCCGGCGGCGGCGGTCCTGTTCTCGCCGGCGGTCGATCTGACCCTCAGCGGCGCGAGCATGCGGTCCAAGGACGGGGTGGACCCGTTCTTCGCTCCGGCCGACCTCGAATGGCTCTTCGGCCAGTACGCCGCCGGCAGCGACAGGTCGGCGCCCGAGCTGAGCCCGATTTTCGCCGATCTCACCGGGCTGCCACCCCTGCTGATCCAGGCCGGCTCCAGCGAGCTCCTGCTGGACGACGCCGTACGGCTGGCCGGACGTGCCGGGGCCGACGAGGTCGCGGTGACGTTGGAGGTGGTTCCTCGCCAACCGCACGTGTTCCAGCTCGACGACGGATCGGCCGGGGCGGCGGCGGCGCTGGAGCGGGCAGGCCGGTTCCTGGCCACCCGGCTCGGCGGCGCGAAGGAGGCATCATGA
- a CDS encoding GNAT family N-acetyltransferase has product MSDIRLLRPEELPLCQRLESDRDWSTDEAKWRLMFEAGEVYAVDAADGDGLAGCVVVTRYGDSLAGVGMMLVAGRYGRQGLGTRLMEHALEVAGDRVVELTATRFGRPVYERLGFRTTGSLTITMGPMQGTAWPSGAREATPDDHAALLALDAEVTGADRGKALSALLATAERTVVTDGGFAVAWNAGPHRVIGPVVAPSEEAARELILAAAHGADRDVRIDLLDAYPGLRPWLTGLGPAEGPAALPTMVYGAHRHPGDRGRYVAPILISMG; this is encoded by the coding sequence GTGAGTGATATTCGCCTTCTCAGGCCTGAGGAACTGCCCCTCTGCCAGCGGCTCGAAAGTGATCGCGATTGGTCCACGGACGAGGCCAAATGGCGGTTGATGTTCGAGGCGGGCGAGGTCTACGCCGTCGATGCGGCCGACGGTGACGGGCTGGCCGGGTGCGTCGTGGTGACCCGTTACGGTGACTCGCTGGCCGGCGTGGGCATGATGCTGGTCGCCGGCAGGTACGGCAGGCAGGGGCTCGGCACCCGGCTGATGGAGCACGCCCTGGAGGTCGCCGGGGACCGCGTCGTGGAGCTGACCGCGACCCGCTTCGGGCGTCCCGTCTACGAACGGCTGGGCTTCCGGACCACGGGCAGCCTGACGATCACCATGGGGCCGATGCAGGGGACGGCGTGGCCGTCCGGAGCCCGCGAGGCCACACCGGACGACCACGCCGCGCTCCTCGCCCTGGACGCCGAGGTCACCGGGGCCGACCGGGGCAAGGCGCTGAGCGCTCTGCTGGCCACGGCCGAGCGTACGGTTGTTACCGACGGCGGCTTCGCCGTGGCCTGGAACGCCGGCCCGCACCGGGTCATCGGGCCCGTCGTCGCGCCCTCGGAGGAAGCGGCCCGCGAGCTCATCCTGGCCGCCGCCCACGGTGCCGACCGCGACGTGCGGATCGACCTGCTGGACGCCTACCCGGGCCTGCGCCCGTGGCTCACCGGGCTGGGGCCCGCCGAGGGGCCCGCGGCCCTGCCGACGATGGTCTACGGCGCCCACCGGCATCCGGGCGACCGCGGGCGATATGTCGCGCCTATCCTCATCTCGATGGGCTGA
- a CDS encoding MFS transporter — protein sequence MTQSEAAPRLTSGYWRLWWATGINSVGDGAFAAAVPLLAVTVTQDARLVSVVSAATFLPWLLLSLPAGVLVDRYDRVRLMWRAQAIQAVIVGVIAVLVAFDRIDVPVLAVLAFALGACTVVFSNAAQAVLPDLVAKPLLHQANGHQQAITTVGLQFAGPPVGGLLFAIGAALPFGLDAASFALSAVLLVSLARPGAPREGGHPPMRAAIADGLRWLAGHRLLRILAVLLGVNTFCWQLGNVSLVLLATQELHLDAPGYGLLLAGAAIGSLLGGLTGALVVERLGTLPALLAALVTNVVTFAGIGLSPNAIVLGALLAVTGFVTTLWNIVTVSLRQQIVPSGLLGRVNSVYRMLGWGLMPLGALAGGLVAHTFGVHAAYPVAGALRGIFLLVALPVLIRAMRD from the coding sequence ATGACGCAGAGCGAAGCGGCGCCGCGCCTGACCTCGGGGTACTGGCGGTTGTGGTGGGCGACGGGGATCAACAGCGTGGGGGACGGGGCGTTCGCGGCGGCGGTCCCGCTGCTGGCCGTCACGGTCACCCAGGACGCGCGGCTGGTGTCGGTGGTGTCCGCGGCGACGTTCCTGCCCTGGTTGCTGCTGTCGCTGCCGGCCGGGGTGCTGGTCGACCGCTACGACCGGGTGCGGCTCATGTGGCGGGCGCAGGCGATCCAGGCGGTGATCGTCGGGGTCATCGCGGTCCTGGTCGCGTTCGACCGGATCGACGTGCCGGTGCTGGCGGTCCTGGCGTTCGCGCTGGGCGCCTGTACGGTCGTCTTCTCCAACGCGGCGCAGGCCGTGCTGCCGGACCTCGTGGCCAAGCCGCTGCTGCACCAGGCGAACGGTCATCAGCAGGCGATCACCACGGTCGGCCTGCAGTTCGCCGGGCCGCCGGTCGGCGGGCTGCTCTTCGCCATCGGCGCGGCGTTGCCGTTCGGGCTGGACGCCGCCTCGTTCGCGCTGTCCGCCGTGCTGCTGGTGTCCCTGGCCCGGCCGGGCGCCCCCCGGGAGGGCGGGCACCCGCCGATGCGGGCGGCGATCGCGGACGGGCTGCGGTGGCTGGCCGGGCACCGGTTGCTGCGCATCCTCGCGGTCCTGCTCGGCGTGAACACCTTCTGCTGGCAGCTCGGCAACGTCTCGCTCGTCCTGCTGGCGACCCAGGAGCTGCACCTCGACGCGCCCGGTTACGGCCTGCTGCTCGCCGGCGCCGCCATCGGCAGCCTGCTCGGCGGGCTGACCGGCGCGCTCGTCGTCGAGCGGCTGGGCACGCTGCCCGCCCTGCTCGCCGCCCTCGTCACGAACGTCGTCACGTTCGCCGGCATCGGCCTGAGCCCGAACGCGATCGTGCTCGGCGCCCTGCTGGCCGTCACCGGTTTCGTCACCACGCTCTGGAACATCGTGACCGTCAGCCTCCGGCAGCAGATCGTGCCGTCCGGGCTGCTCGGCCGGGTGAACAGCGTCTACCGGATGCTCGGCTGGGGGCTGATGCCGCTCGGGGCGCTGGCCGGCGGGCTGGTGGCGCACACGTTCGGGGTGCACGCGGCGTATCCCGTCGCGGGAGCGCTGCGCGGGATCTTCCTGCTGGTCGCCCTGCCCGTGCTGATCCGGGCCATGCGGGACTGA
- a CDS encoding NUDIX hydrolase — protein sequence MPERISRSTARVLLVDSVDRLLLYRGLLLQVEKPFYAWFTPGGAVDPGETLHQAAARELREELGYVIAPSALGPVVATSSGTWSLRGEMFTSVDSYFFLRVSDLKVDTSGMDDEERQTTDRFEWWAVPQLRSAAELVVPAGLPALMDLLLQGNLPAQPIELPWHLPSTGPRRTGSDVALQPRKPYSHPS from the coding sequence ATGCCCGAAAGGATCTCCCGATCAACCGCTCGTGTGCTGCTGGTGGATTCCGTCGATCGGCTCCTGCTCTACCGCGGGCTGCTGCTTCAGGTCGAGAAACCTTTCTACGCCTGGTTCACCCCGGGAGGCGCCGTCGATCCCGGCGAAACCCTGCATCAGGCCGCCGCACGCGAGCTCCGGGAGGAACTGGGATACGTCATCGCCCCTTCGGCTCTCGGACCGGTCGTCGCGACCAGTTCGGGAACCTGGTCACTACGCGGCGAGATGTTCACCTCCGTGGATTCCTATTTCTTCCTTCGCGTCAGCGACCTGAAGGTGGACACCTCGGGCATGGACGACGAGGAACGTCAGACGACCGACCGTTTCGAGTGGTGGGCAGTTCCGCAGCTGAGGTCGGCGGCCGAGCTCGTGGTCCCGGCGGGCCTGCCCGCACTGATGGACCTCCTGCTGCAAGGGAACCTTCCCGCTCAGCCGATCGAGCTGCCGTGGCATTTGCCAAGTACGGGCCCGCGCCGAACCGGTAGCGATGTAGCGCTCCAACCACGCAAGCCCTATTCTCACCCGTCGTGA
- a CDS encoding dienelactone hydrolase family protein: MRITSETVADGIREQLFTIGDIPGVLWTPAEGSGPRPLVLIGHGGGSHKKGWEVVSRAFPYVTSCGFAVAAIDAPGTGDRPEHPEIRRLVALTQEREAAGEPFWSGPEWPALNETVAAQLIPDWQTTLDALRKLDSVGDSRPVGYYGLSQGGEMGIRLVAAEPRITAAVLGLVGSDWLTETAARVTIPVEFVLQWDDEGSPRDSVMKLFDALGSAEKTLHANPGSHFRVPSFEIDSSIRFFARHLGGPGTASGS, translated from the coding sequence ATGCGTATCACCTCGGAAACCGTCGCTGATGGCATCCGCGAACAGCTCTTCACCATCGGAGACATCCCCGGGGTGCTCTGGACGCCCGCCGAGGGCTCCGGTCCCCGTCCGCTGGTCCTGATCGGGCACGGCGGCGGGTCGCACAAGAAGGGATGGGAGGTCGTTTCCCGGGCCTTCCCCTACGTCACCTCCTGCGGCTTCGCGGTCGCCGCGATCGACGCGCCAGGCACCGGCGACAGGCCGGAGCACCCGGAGATCCGGCGACTGGTCGCGCTCACCCAGGAACGAGAGGCCGCGGGCGAGCCCTTCTGGTCCGGCCCGGAGTGGCCCGCCCTCAACGAAACCGTGGCAGCACAGCTCATACCCGACTGGCAGACCACCCTGGACGCGCTCCGGAAACTGGACTCCGTCGGCGACAGCCGGCCCGTCGGGTACTACGGCCTGTCCCAGGGCGGTGAGATGGGCATCCGCCTCGTCGCGGCCGAACCTCGGATCACCGCTGCCGTCCTCGGCCTCGTCGGCAGCGACTGGCTCACCGAGACCGCGGCGCGGGTCACGATCCCGGTCGAGTTCGTGCTGCAGTGGGACGATGAAGGCAGTCCGCGGGATTCGGTCATGAAGCTGTTCGACGCGCTCGGCTCCGCCGAGAAGACCTTGCATGCCAACCCCGGCAGCCACTTTCGAGTCCCGTCCTTCGAGATCGACAGCTCGATCCGATTCTTCGCCCGGCACCTGGGTGGTCCCGGCACCGCGAGCGGCTCCTGA